A stretch of the Lytechinus variegatus isolate NC3 chromosome 5, Lvar_3.0, whole genome shotgun sequence genome encodes the following:
- the LOC121416158 gene encoding uncharacterized protein LOC121416158 codes for MPKVKAKKITTAGARKGDDTPKRRPGRPRGPRATSTPASVDLGLGGGNNEPGRSGELNPSQSQVVDVDEKSGRPRSKVSDKMAELDLDLVGREGQAPVGRSIAWHEIVAQESDTGSSGQAQPAVSVPARSAGVAEDLGLDLVEVGVERSEPQAPRLSAVLGAPEPFISACDPLGVEVAISLKEKIWASEYIDLGVLLKHNNARDEFGALSVGDTTLSLCQSGSGLGLQLQPQSKAKKIMSVEQWTSVFLVFASIYAEKHIERSRELMKYMDLIRHAARAFAGYGWRDYDTQFRSKQARLPGRSWASVDAELWLMLVASNGPRQRHNLPHAPRHQFYRGEYGARKSFPFGGKGPGANGTPSRGVCFAFNRGKCMRGKACIYEHKCSRCQATGHGAKQCSQGRAGSSPAGSK; via the coding sequence ATGCCAAAGGTTAAGGCCAAGAAAATAACGACCGCAGGTGCGAGGAAGGGAGATGACACACCGAAGAGGAGGCCGGGTCGGCCGAGAGGTCCACGGGCGACGTCAACCCCCGCAAGTGTGGATCTGGGGCTGGGAGGCGGCAACAACGAGCCAGGAAGGAGCGGTGAGTTAAATCCCTCTCAGTCTCAAGTtgtcgatgttgatgaaaaaagtggtaggcctaggtctaaagttagtgataaaatggcagagctagatctagatctagtgggGCGGGAAGGCCAGGCGCCCGTGGGCAGATCTATTGCTTGGCATGAGATAGTAGCACAGGAGTCGGATACCGGTAGCTCGGGGCAGGCTCAGCCAGCAGTTTCAGTGCCGGCGCGGTCGGCAGGGGTAGccgaagatctaggcctagatctagtggaggtcggtgttgagagatctgagccccaggcgcctaggctttctgccgtgttgggggcaccggaaccatttattagcgcatgcgacccactaggtgtggaagtggctatctcactgaaggaaaaaatttgggcaagtgaatatatagatttgggagtgctccttaagcataataatgcacgtgatgagtttggggccttgagtgtaggtgacaccactttgagtttgtgtcaatcgggatctggtcttggtttgcaacttcaacctcaatcaaaggctaagaaaatcatgtcggtagagcagtggacttcggtgtttctagtatttgcctcaatttacgctgagaagcacattgaaaggagcagggagctcatgaaatatatggatttgataAGGCATGCAGCCCGTGCGTTTGCAGGTTATGGCTGGCGTGACTATGACACTCAGTTTAGGAGCAAGCAGGCGCGTTTACCCGGGCGATCCTGGGCGAGCGTCGACGCCGAGTTGTGGTTGATGCTGGTGGCCTCTAATGGTCCGCGGCAGCGCCACAATTTACCCCATGCCCCTCGCCATCAGTTCTACAGAGGGGAGTACGGCGCGAGAAAATCTTTTCCCTTCGGAGGAAAGGGACCCGGAGCCAATGGCACACCCAGCCGAGGCGTGTGCTTTGCCTTTAATAGAGGCAAGTGCATGCGAGGCAAAGCTTGCATCTATGAGCACAAGTGTTCCCGCTGCCAGGCGACAGGTCATGGGGCTAAGCAGTGTAGCCAGGGGCGGGCCGGTTCCAGTCCCGCTGGCAGTAAATAG